The stretch of DNA AGATAAAATATCTTGGAGTTAAAATAACAAATTCCTACAACTCTCTATACCAGGCCAATTACCCCGCCGTTATTTAAccaaatcaaaaaggatctagaatCCTGGAATAAACTCCAAATCTCCTGGTTTGGTAGGATCATTTCAAtcaaaatgaacatcctacctAGACTCCTATATTTTTTCCAAACGCTCCCTATAGACATTCCCATGTCTGAACTTAAAAATATACAAGCCCACATATTCCAATTTATATGTAATAACCGAAAACCAAGAGTTCCGAGGTCGGTGCTGTTATCTCCCAAGTTGGGTGGGGGACTGGGGGTCCCTAACGTTATTAAATACTACCAGGCAGCCCAGCTACGCCAAGCGGTGACTTGGAATAGCAACCTGGCCACATCATGTTGGCTTGAGATAGAATCGCACTATGCAGCGCCTTTACCCCTATCAGCGATCCTGTGGGTTCGGAACGATAAGGAGAAAGGGTCTAGGAAAAACGATCTGGGAGCAATGAGGTGTACGTGGGGCATTTGGCTTAGAAACAAAGGGAAGTACGCCCTATCGACCATTCCCTCTcaacttacccccatctttgATAACCCGGATCTCCCGCCCGGGTGTTCTCAGAGACAATTTCAATGATTCCAAGACCTCAATATTAGGAGGGTAGCAGACTTGCTGAAGAAATAGGAAATcctgtccttccaagagctccAAGTCAAATATCAAGTACGAGATCTCAACCCGTTTAAATTTCTTCAAATTAGGCACTTTCTTATAGCGCTCTCCAAAAACGCCAAATTTCCCAAACCGAACAAATTCGAGTCCCTTTGTATCAATGGTTCTTACCAGAAGGGATtgatctcagagatctatagggggTTAGAGTCAACATAGGAGAATCCAAACCATGCATATATGCAAAAGTGGTGTGCAGACCTCAACCTACAACTAGATATGGATGATTGGAaggacatctgggaggcagcctCCAAGACCTCAATCTGCACGGTTAcgaaagaaaatatttataaaattctattccagtggtacctaaccCAGAGTAGACTGAACCAGATCTTTCCCGGCacgccagatcttccccggcatgccagatctatgctggaggggatgtggtcaaagaggagacatggcccacatttggtggtcatgcccagagaTCCAGGGGTTCTGGTCTAAGATTCAGAAACTACTATGTGAAATCTCGGGGCTGGAAAttcccctggaccctctgacctTTCTGTTGGGAAAACAAGTTGATGGCCTTCCCGCTCCCCTAACTAAACTTATCTCAGCCATCCTAACTGCTGCAAAGTGCTCTATCACAGCTGCTTTGAAGCAGGTAAAAGCACCCTCAAAAAACACGGTCTCTAAACGAATTACCACGGTTATGACCATGGAAAAACTTACGGCCATGCTCACACAGAAAATCCCCCAGTTCTAcaacacctgggggccatggctagACCGCTGAGGCCCAACTCTCACGTACCCGATCCAGTCGGCCCCTCCAACAAGAAAAGGATTAAAAGGAGTCAGTCTcaccacaccccccctccaactcctcccctccccgcccccagacccttccctcctcccctctgttTGTCAACCACACTCCCCCgcccctgtgtccccccccaacaaaacaaaaaaacgaaAATGCCTTTTTGGATTCAATTACTGTACTTTATTTGTTAcgagctgatatacccggcgttgcccgtgatgtaatgttctggctcccccatcctccctctcaactcccttccccccctcttcacagctgttcaggcttccccccttctctcctgactccctccccccctctctcctgactacctcccccccctctctcctgactccctccccccgaatacctctctacccccccctctcctgactccctctctccccccccctctctcctgactccctctccccccctctctcctgactccctctcgcCCACCCTCCCTCTTgactcccccaccttctctcctgactcccccatcctctctcctgactcccccctctctccaaactgactccccccctctctcctgactgactccccccctctctcctgactgaccctcccctctctcctgactgactcccccctctcctgactgaataccaccccccgcctgtctgctgtgcgccgccatcttaccgggggcagctgcagggGGAAGGGAGTCCTTCAagaggctgcctgcccacccgccagggagggagggaagtgagcgccagcGGCTAGGGCAGGAGGGATGCACTTCCCCttcgtccgggagccggtgcagggcggcgcacgtgagggtgagtgagggtgagtgtgatgagagagagagacacacagacacacagttggGTGATGTCATAGAGCCATCAATCTGTTGGGtgatgtcatagagccaccaatctggttggccagaggctgaggaccaatcagattcaccgcagctagtaccaacctttcgattttatatattaagatgtacAAACGAACGCAATGTATCTGTATACATACCCTGTTTgcttccaataaaggaaaaagatgggagagggggggggggggaaagacagctactaaacattgtaattaaaattaaatatcttCCTATAATCATAATCAATGTTATTTTTTTCCATCTTTGTTAGAGCTGAATGCTGATTTCCTAATATTTGCACTTTCTATGTAGCTGTTTGTTGGGATTTGATTCTGATTTTCAGATACCTGCTTAGATTCTCTTTAGATTCCACAATTTGGAGCATTATGTTTAACTGATCAGAATATGATTTTCTAGTGGTGGCCAAAATAAGCCAGGTTATATACCTTTGTAATTGTATGTGCATTGGACACAATATGGTCTGCTTGTCTGCTGTTGTAAATTGAGGGGTGGGTGCGAGACCCCAGGATCACAAGTTTGGCACTATTTTCAGAAGATAAACTATAGAGAAACCCCCGCTACTGTTTGCAATAGTGAGTTGATAATGATGAGTGTAAGTGCTAATGGGGCAATATGAGAATGATAAACAATGGAGAAAAGAACCCCAGTAaagcactcatacactgtgttaatgttaacacagtgtatgagtgcttTACTGGGGTTCTTTTCTCCATTGTTTATCACTATTTTCAGAAGAAAGATATCCCCACTGAAAGTTCCTCACACAAACCACATGAGGGAATTCTTATTTGGTATTATAGTTTCATCTTCTTCCAAACCTGCTCTTATTTGTGGTGCTACTTAAACTGAAGAACTTCGGTTCTCATTTTTTATAAGGTTCTGGATCCGCCTATGAGTTTGTTAacacctgtgtcactgtgtttgctTTCTTTTATGAACTGGTATAGGCAGGGTGACTTATGTGCACCATAAGTTAGAGCAGTATTTTTAGTGTGCATGCCTGAAGCTGCTACCACAGACACAAAGGACACACCAAATCGTTACAAAAAGGTACAACTATTATGCACTTGtcaccctcccttcatcccctGCAATTTCAGCTCAATGTGATCATTGAATTTACAAACAGGGCTCCATATGCAAAAGGTGGGTGATTCATTTCAATAAATAGACATCTCCCAGCCAGGAAGCCTGAAAAGCTCACCAACAAGACAAGACAAGAGTAAAAGGCCCAAGCAGCAGACATGGTGCCAAAACATTGCGTCATGCATCACATCTTTTATTGTTCAGCACGTATCTCCTTCGAAATAATTATTATGGGGCAGGGCTTAGGTTTTGGAGCTGTATTGAACAACACACCTTTTTAAAACATGAAATTCTAACATCTTACAAAATAAAGAACATGACATTTGTAAATCTGATTTGGAGTCTTGAAGATTAGCAAGAATGTGAATCCCAATAGAAAAAGTGGCAAATGACCACAGTGTCTCTATTGCCATTGCAATCATTTGAGAAGATCGGGGATATCATCATATGCAAATTGGCTAGAAGGACGGTTACAGTCTCCCGGATGCCAAATAGGGCAAATTAATTGGGAAAGGTTTATTGGCAGAAAGTCTCCCATTGGCATCCCCTTTCAAAGATACACATGGGCTATTTGTGCACTGACCGTCCTACTTTTGCAGCCAATAaacattttttctatatatatatttttataacgtATTAGGTGAAGAGGGGTGCAGATATTACATGTGATGCTCTCAGGTCCTTTGACACAATCCTTATAATTTAAATTTCCCATACAATAATATTTGTCCAGGAACACAATATGGCTTTCGAGTCAGACTCATTCTGGCAGGTAATAATACAAAGCTACAACATAATTTGGGAGGCAAGGTTGCAGGTTTTAATTAAAAGACTAATTTTCTGACAATAAGGAGATGCCATTAGGTCAGAATAGTGTGTTTGAGCTCCGCAGGACTGCCTTGGATTTATGAAGGTAAGAAATAAAttaatctggggggggggggggatgttgcaGCAGAACTAAAGTGCCCAGATCCTTGTGTGGTAAAGACAAAGGCAGTAGGAGAGTGGTTCCCACAGATAACCCAGTTTTCATTGTGGAATATATGCATTAAAAACCATGTTTAAATGTTTTGCCACATGCATGTTTTATGGATTGAAAAGTGTCACAAAAGTGAGgctccagattttttttttaaatggaaatataaatattgatacatttgccAACATTTTTTGCCCAAGTTTTTTAGGTAaaagatttagaaaaaaatgatCTCACCTCTTGTGCTGCTCAGCCTGCAGCATCAGTGAGCACTTCATGTAAGTTGAGAGGATTTAGGAGCATTTAGGGGAGAGTTGCTTAGTGTATTATTGTACAAAGTGGTGCCTTTAACAGCCACAATTTCCCTTCTCTTTGCATAAGGTAAATCCATTAGGTTTGAGGTGACATTATCTTATGTATCCAAGAGATCAATGTTAGATATAAGGAACAACCATATTTAACACATTTACTACAAGAGAAAATGTTTAAACTATACCAGGGAACACATTACACCCTCCCCAACTCCCACTTCAGTTCCTGTTTACTGGTAAAAACAAGGGTGCTTATGTACAGTACCATACCCTGTTTACCTGTGCACTGGGAAAAGCTCTTCCCCTTTTGGCACTTTGCACATTATGGGAGTTGTGAGTCTCTTGGCTGGAAAACTGGGTCTAAAAATAGCACCAGGTTTCCTAATGGAGAAAGTTGCTATAGTCTGAATTCAATTTGATTTTGTGTGTGATAATCTATTTGTCCAGATATTACTTCAGTTTTGCAGCTAGGAGACTGTTACATTAACCCAAAACATTTGACCTAAAAATAGATTACAGAATTAAATACTGTACAATGGTTTATTTTTCTTCTGTTACAGTTAGTACATTTTGTGTACATTAAATCTTTAAACAGCATTTGCACATGTGACTTTTAGGGGGGCGATTTATTAAAGTATCTTCTGttctaaaatgaaaaaaaaaaaaaaactggtgcCAAAAATAGCATctaatttatcaaaggaaaaaaacaaTATTGAGAGATATTTATTCCTTGAttaatctgtatttttttttacatcgtcTGAACCAGTTTTTTTGCCACAAACAGGCGTTAATAAATGACAGCCTGTGTATGTGTACTGTACCTCTTTAGAGCTGGTAAATGATTGCAAATATTCCACGATTCCTATAACGTAGTCACCCAATTGTTACATACTGAATCAGTGAGATACCCTCATTATCGGTGCATGTCCTCCCCCTGCCTAGACCATAAATAAAGGATCTGTTTATCAAAGATTGGCAGCTGACAAATTCATGCAAAATACCATGATTAGAAAAGATTACCCCACTCAAAATAATCTGATTGTTTTCTTTGATCCTTTTGGAGTACTTTTTTGCACCGGTTTTTCACAGTTTTGGAgctggagactttgataaatagatgGATGTAGAAACAAAGCAAATCGAGCTAACTAATGAAAACGTGTATATCTGCACAGGCACAATAACCGGGTGTGAAATCAGTTACACCACTGATCATGTTCACTTGCGTATTTATGAGAACATGGATTAGTTGTTCTTGTGAATCATTTCAAGTCATCTTGTAAATTACTGCAATATTCAAGATTTGCATATGGACAATTGTTCTCTCTTATTCAGAAAGAGCAATATGAATGTATGCAACAATGAGTAAATATACAATGGATTATTTTCTTTCGGTGTTTAAGAACAGCAGCAAAACTCAACTTCTGCACCAAAGTAAAACAAAAATGTCAAACATACACGTCAATATATCTTCTTTAATATTTATTCATTTTAGAAAATAGACCTTTCATTAAAATTTTGTTCACAAAATAAAAAGTGCGGTAAACAGTGTTTATTTACAAATAGGTTTTCTTTTTGCACAGATCCCTAATATTATGAAAGCAATAATGCAAGTCGCATACAGAATATCAACCCTTTGGGTTTACCAGGGTTCCTTATTATACCCTATCCATTTAATCCCTTTAGAGGACTAAATTCTCAACAGCCAgtaacatatattttttaaataaatcaatttataTGCAGTAAGTGGATTAGTGTAAACAACACGTGCTTAATAGAAAATAACCActttcaaataaatacaaaaatatataaactatTGCAACGGTGGTGCTCTATGTACAATTTGGCAGCTTGTATGTGTctatgggaaagaagtccttcaAGAGATTCACCAGGGTCTCCAGATGAAGCTGTTGGGTGATGGTGGAATAGGGACAGGTCTTTGGATAGGCTGCTGATTCAGAGAAGATGAGCGAACCTCTGATCTTCTTGGGCTGAGATGTAGCACAATTCGTGGGCTGTTCTGTTTGGCGCCCGGAGATTTAGTACAGTCCTGGCAACACTGTTCAGGGCTTCTCTGCAAATGGTCAAGAAGCCGGTTGCAGGTGTCTCCATCCATCACACCGCTTTTACTGAGGATACCACTGAGATGGTTGATGCAGGCTCTGTACCCCTCTCTGTAACTCTCTGTGGATTCTAAGGAAACAAACAATGGTTACATTACACATCCAAACGAAGCCACTTGAAATATACTAACACACACTTTCTCCGATCCACTTAATTATTCAACACATATTTGCCACCCGCCCTTTAAATTGCGTTTTCAATTATATTATAATGCGGTGTTTCAATATGTTACTTGAAGTGGTTAACTTATTCACTGCCACAGGGGCTAGCAACACATTGCAAAAAAGTTCATAGATCGTTAGCAAAGAGTCCATGAACCAAGGGTCTTTATAACCTTGACATCTTCGGTGCTACTGTACACTTATGGGTAAGAACATTTTACAATGTGTACTTACTTTGTTCTTGCTCTGGAGGGATCTCTCTTAAAAATCTCACTGTCATTTCGAGAATATCAGCTTTTTCTAGTTTGGAATATCTGGAACTCTGGAAAAAGTTGAAAAACAGCTGGTTATTAATAgtaatactactactactactactagtttgttcttgtatagtgcatttttgcagacagtccctgccccgtggagtttacaatctattgtAATACCCCATAAAACCGAATAAATCAATGCAATGAAGCCAACAGGTAGTAATTCTACATTAAGACCTCTAACCAGAATTTGATGTCCTTCAACCATTCCTTACTAAATTTAATTTCTTACTAATACAAATGGGACAGATTCACAAATATAGATCTTGTGAAAATTGAACCGTTTCATAGTAATCTGCGCTCATTTCACCATTTGGGCTTCTTTATCCCCTCCACTATAAACTCTTTATCCACATATTGCACATAGTCCAGTATATTATTTCGATGACTATTTTTGTTGCGTATTTAATAATGATACTTACATCTTTCCCAATGAGAGGTAAAATGAGTGTTTTCAGCTGGTTCAGACTCTCATTAATCCGAGCTCGTCTGCGCTTCTCCATCAAGGGCTTTAAAGTctgcaataaaaaaaaggtaCGCGGTCAATATTCCGTGAAATGTTCATGTTACAGTCAGACAATCAGATAGCACTGCAAGAAACCTGCGGAGAGGACCCTGGCCGGGCTCACCTTTCTCAGCTCGCTGGCCTCCGCGCTTCTCTTAGAGTGTCCGGACTTGGGGTGGTAGCTCTGGGGAGAGTCAGATACTGCGAGGTTGGGGGACATTGTGGCAGCAGCTAAACAATCAGAGGCGAGGCTCCGAAGTGAACGCGGTGGGAAAGTGAGTCTGCTCTGGCTCTGTGCGCGCTATTTATGAAGGCGCTTGGGTTTGGCTCCACCTCTGTGCATCATTGTGGGACGCACACAGACCCTCTGGGGAGCACGCCCCTATCTGCTCAGTGCATGCATGTTTTAGAAGAGCCATCTGCTCAGTACAGGTATCTAATTGGCGCTAGTATACATAGAAACATGTATTCTTACAGTTATATAAATCATGCATTCACACACACTTAGAAGCAGTCACGTCTATTCGTTTCATTGAAACCACCCCTATGCAACCCCCCaaattacatggtatataaatacatattcaaatatatatatatatcatataaattcaaatatatatatatatcatacacacatacacaccatatgCGTATACACAAACAATTATTTGCATATCCTACTTAAAACATGATTTGTTACAAGTTGTATGAATGAAAAAATACAACTGCCACAAACTATGAATGCTATGAGTGAAAATTAGAATGATTCAATTTTTCTTCTCAAATCGTATCATTCGAATGTGTTTTTAACATATATTCTCCAGAAGAAAGATTACTTTGTATGAAAATGACATATAAACGCGTAGTTAGTTAATGACAGTAAAATATGCAGACAAGCTTTGCTTAAAAAacaacatgtaaatgtaaaaaaaaatctgaccAGGTACTTATTTAAATCCGTTTACACGAGGGGTTCACCCCCAAGCGAAGCTTCACAGACATCTGTATAGAGATAAAACCAAAAATGTGTTTGTTATATTGATATTGAACCGGTCTGTATGGAAACCAATCACACACCCTATTGGCTGCCGCCACTGCAACGAGCTACGAATTTACAGCCACAATCTGggtctgtgttttttttgttcGTTAGGTTTTATGGAAataatatgtttattttttttgtttgaaacATCACTTTGTATTTCAAAGAAATATGCAGAAGCACACATGGGCTACAATCAACAATGGTGCAAAATGAACGTTGACAACATGAACAGATGTGTCATTTGTAAATGCAAAGCTTTTAGTGCATGATGTTGCATTGATAACCTGCATGCATCACACGCGTCTCCCCCGCACCTGTCCTAGCTTCCTGCCCATTggctctatcacacacacacaagtacagCAGCCTCTTTGTTGAATGCTGATTGGATGAATCCGGGACGGTCTGGCCAATCAGGGACGCGCCACAGCACAGTCCGCAGGgttccctcctgcatctcccgcCCAGGGGGctttattattactttgtgctccACTGTTTTTAGGTGATTTTTTGCATTTTCCGTTGGGATTTAAATATTTTAACAAATATCGGCGTGggtcccccatctgggaacagcAAGGCACGGAAGGGAGTTTAGGAATAATCTTTAAAAACACCCCACATGGGTAACAAAGTGTTTAGCAGCTGAGCCCTCCGTGTAATTGTATAGTTGTGTGTTTGTCACTCTGTGGTCAGGGATGCACTTAGGAAAGCTTTTGTTTAGGTGACGATACAATACAAAGCATCACACGTACATCACAGGGTTGGCTTCGTTTGGGATTAATATGGAGCCCATAATAAATGTATCCAGGAAGCGAAAACAGCATCCCACGCTAATATCACCACCGGTTCCCAGAAATGAAACACCTGCTGATATAGCACCGGGTGATATGGCGTTAAGGGTCCAAGTGACCTGTATTGAGGGGAGATCTGCGTCATATtccaaacattttatttttacaaagCAGGAGTGTTTGAGTTATATACATGACACCACTAACTAAACTAACCCCTTTTACAAGGATGGTTCCCTCTCCCTGCCAGGGACAGTTCTGTGGGGGAGCTGAGATTTGCACTGCACATGCAGACCAGGTGCATCTGCAAGCTTTATCTGGGATTGTGTTTATACTTCTGAAACATTGCATTGCCTGGTATCACATAACTTTCATGTACAGTAGATTGCTGTAGTAGTTTTAATAAATAGAAAGCATTAGTGAAGGAGAATTAAAGTAGGAGCCCCATACACAGCAATGTCCGAGCAAGCTGGTCATGCAGTTATCTGGTAGCACGCGcctgacacccctcccccctcgcctCCCATGGGGCTCTCAGCCCCTCCCCTGCAGCCTCCAGCTAGCACGCTCTATAAAATacaccaacttttttttttttttttaataataccagCCTTTTCATTTGGATTGTGCAttgtttaaatttaaaaaaaatatacaaatgttgGCGTCGGTATCCCATCTGTTAAGCCAGTAACAAAGGAGATCTTTGTTTCTATATGTTTATGATAATTTTGGGGTTGGGTGGGGGTTATTGATCAGATAGATTGGAGAACATCTTTTCCCTTCTACATCATCCTCTGCAAGTATGTAACTCTTTATAATGCAGTGGTCTATGGAAAGACATAGTATGTTACTGATGCATATATACTGCCATGGTGGTTCTCAGGCAGTAATATAATGCTTTACAATGTTTCTAACTCGGGATATTTTATTATCTCTTATTTTACAGGTCGCACTGTCACCTGCATCCTGTTAAAAATGACTGTTACGTCACTTTATATAAATATCCATAACATTTTTTCTCTTGACTTCTCCTTTTCTCTGCCAAAATCCAGCAATGTAAAGAAATGCAGAGGAAGAAAATGGATCAACATATAAGAGTAAGTGATTCCCTGTGCTCACAGTTAGTGCAAACCTAACCTTGTCTTATAGTTTAACTATAGTGGACAAATGTTCTGGTttcaaaaatgcaaaaaaaataaaaaaaataagcttTACATTTAACAAAGAATATTTCCAGTGTGTTTTTTTTCTGATACATCTAGTACAGCTTCTTTGCAGCAGTACAGTGTAGAGTGGCTATGCAGATCAGACCAGACTCGGCACGCTTCTATTCtgtgctgcactgagcacacgGTATTCAATCTGCAGCAAGAGCACGCGCCGCCCCAGGAGCACGAGCCCGG from Ascaphus truei isolate aAscTru1 chromosome 6, aAscTru1.hap1, whole genome shotgun sequence encodes:
- the HES2 gene encoding transcription factor HES-2, whose amino-acid sequence is MSPNLAVSDSPQSYHPKSGHSKRSAEASELRKTLKPLMEKRRRARINESLNQLKTLILPLIGKDSSRYSKLEKADILEMTVRFLREIPPEQEQKSTESYREGYRACINHLSGILSKSGVMDGDTCNRLLDHLQRSPEQCCQDCTKSPGAKQNSPRIVLHLSPRRSEVRSSSLNQQPIQRPVPIPPSPNSFIWRPW